The Arctopsyche grandis isolate Sample6627 chromosome 5, ASM5162203v2, whole genome shotgun sequence genome includes a window with the following:
- the LOC143911900 gene encoding uncharacterized protein LOC143911900, whose product MECRLCLGSAPAESSVSIFQRPGPHPERLEQRIRTGCQIYVKRGDGLPDTVCLSCNTNLESLISFRKACFRSHETSQLRLADCLNIKTEEVFLEDLIWDDEPSLPTIHRKNSEICLKPFPSESGLILHKRSHPGEKRFPCDICLKSYIRKNALVNHLRSHMGKKPYMCEICLKSFTEKSNLETHKKLHTGIKPHKCDICLKSFIRKGTLVTHLRSHTGEKPYKCEICLKSFTRKFILDTHKKSHAGIKPHKCDICLKSYVRKDQLVSHLRTHTGEKPYRCEICLKSFTQKHYLERHKQLHAQIKPHKCKICFKLFSRKSTLVSHEKLHSGIKPHTCDICLKSYVRKDELVSHLISHTGEKHYKCEICLKSFTLKSSLERHKKLHAGIKPHKCEICLKSFIYKKKLVSHLRSHTGEKPYRCEICLKSFIHKYSLETHKKSHADIKPYKCDICLKSFIRKNALVGHFRTHTG is encoded by the exons atggagtgcaggctttgtcttggatcagctccggccgagtcttccgtctccatcttccagagaccaggtcctcatccagagcgtctggagcaacgcattcggaccggCTGTCAGATTTAT gttaaaagaggcgatgggttgccagacacggtgtgtctttcgtgtaacaCCAATCTCGAAtcgttgatcagctttcgaaaggcttgttttcgaagccacgaaacgtctcaactgaggttagcTGATTGCTTGAacatcaagactgaagaagttttctTGGAAGATctaatatgggacgatgagccttcactaccaacaattcaccgaaagaatagtgaaatttgcttaaagccatttcccagtgaatctggacttattttacacaaaagatCTCACCCTGGAGAAAAGCGGTTtccatgtgacatttgtttaaaatcatatattcgaaaaaatgCACTTGTGAatcatttgagatctcacatggGGAAAAAGCCATACATGTgcgaaatttgtctaaaatcatttactgaaaaatctaacctggagacacataaaaaattgcatactggaattaaaccacacaaatgtgacatttgtttaaaatcatttattcgaaaaggtACACTTGTAActcatttaagatctcacacgggggaaaagccttacaaatgtgaaatttgtctaaaatcatttactcgaaaatttATCCTCGATACACATAAAAAATCGCATGctggaataaaaccacacaaatgtgacatttgtttaaaatcatatgttcgtaaagatcaacttgtgtcacatttgagaactcacacgggggaaaagccttacaggtgtgaaatctgtctaaaatcatttactcaaaaacatTACCTCGAGAGACATAAACAATTGCATGCtcagataaaaccacacaaatgtaaaatttgtttcaaattattttctcgaaaatctaccctggtgtcacatgaaaaattgcattctgggataaaaccacatacatgtgacatttgtttaaaatcatatgttcgtaaagatgaacttgtgtcacatttgatatctcacacgggtgaaaagcattacaagtgtgaaatttgtctaaaatcatttactctaaaATCTAGCCtcgagagacataaaaaattgcatgctgggataaaaccacacaaatgtgaaatttgtttaaaatcatttatttataaaaaaaagcttgtatctcatttgagatctcacacgggggaaaagccttacagaTGTGAAATTTgcctaaaatcatttattcacaaATATAGCCTTGAGACACATAAAAAATCGCATGCTGacataaaaccatacaaatgtgacatttgtttaaaatcatttattcgaaaaaatgcACTTGTGGGACATTTCAGAACTCACACCGGGTAA